AACTCGCCCTCACAAGGGCACATACTCTACAGTTAAGCCCACCTCGAACATCCGGTTCCAAGGCATATAGCAATCGGTAATCTTCACGCTCCCCGATGGACTGTCAATCCGGCCAGCCAGCTCCTCACTCAGCCGTTCCTGTACTCGGGCAGCCACGCGCCCGCGCGGTCCGTCCAGCTCATATTTGCCATAGCCCATCTCCTGCACAGGGCCATCACTAAGCTCTCCGCGCACTACCGAACAATAGCATACATCTTCGGCATAGCGGAGCGCCAGGAAATCCAGATGGCCAGTTGTACGTCCGTAGATCAGATAGAACATCGCCTGCGAGATTACGGTTCCCAGCGAGTTGGAGCTGGTATTCCAGGCGGCGTATCCGGCCAGGTCGAACAGCAGGTTCTTTTGCCGCAGCATCTTAACCAGCTTCTGGTCACCGCCATTGGCATACCCGACATCTGCTACAGCCACCGGTATCTTCCGTTCACGAAGCAGATGCTCCCCGTACTCCACCAGCTCCATCAGATTCCGGTAGATATCATAGCTGAAGTAAGCATGATGCTGCGACACCGCCTCCGCCATCGTCTCCCCCGGTGTACTGACCAGCAGAACCAGATCTGCCTCCGCAGCACTGGATGCAATCAGCCCCCCAGCCGCCAGAATCTGATACTTCAATGTCTCATAGAAAAAGCGGTCCTCGAACAGCGGCGTCACAAACGCCCCCTGCACAGCAGACAAGCGCGGGTACACTAGCGGCCTCCGCCCTTCGGCCATGTTCAGCATTCGGGCGAGCAGTGTGCAGCCCACCTCGTCTGCTCCAGGATACATATAGACCTTAAGCTCCAGATCAAGCGCCGTAATCCGTGCCCGTACCTTCTCCTGATCCTTGGCGGTATGCCCGTACGGGGCCGAATCATCCTGCGGCACAATCATGAAGTCGATTACTCCGTCACTCACCAGCTCCAGCGCCTGCTTGTTGGCTTCTATATTAATCGCCCGGCGGCCAAGATAATCCTGCAGCACCTCTGCCGGGAGCCGGAGATCGATATCAGCCAGCTCGCGAATCTCTTCATCCGTGGCAATGCCCAGCTCCAGCCGGTGGCCGGTACAGCCTTTGCGGAAGATATCCCGGCCCCAGTCGGCATAATAATCGGGCTCCTCATCCGAGAGGGAGTACTGCGGACAACGCATAATGAGCTGGAACGCATACAGCTTCAGCTGCGGATAACGCCGCCGGATCTCCCGCAGCCGCTCCAGGCGTGCCGCCAGCACTTCAAGCTCCAGCTGGTGCAGCCGCGAGGGAATGATACCGCCGTAGAGCAGCGTATCCAGCGCGACCACCGCACCTTCCGCACCTTCACAGGCAGCCTCAAACCAGGACCACAGCTGCTCAACATCACCCGGACGTTTCTTCAGGCCCATAATCCCGGCGGGCGGACGCTCTACCGTATAATCTGTTCCCTGAGCCAGCAGATACGGGAATTCATAATTGCAGGGCCGCTCATCGAGCGGAACCAGAATCAGCTTATGAAGCTTAGTCATGTCTGTCCTCCTCCTTTGTCGCTTCCTTCAAATCCTACTTAATCTCTTCTTCCATCTCCGGCAGCCCGATCCCCAGTGCCTCAGCCGCACGCACGGCCGCATCACTGCCGAGGCGTACACCGTAGCTGCGGCAGGTCTCCAGGCGCTGGTAAACTTCCGCCTGTGCCTGCGGGTTCAGCGGGTCCGTGAGCTGTCTGCGCACAGCCCGCCACAGCATAGCATCCCCGATGGCCCGGCACAGCCAAGGTCCAGCTTCTTCTATGAACTTGGCATTGTCTAATCCGCCAAGCCGCACGGCAGTCTGCTCCAGCCGGCTGAAATAGGCGTCCAGCCGCTCCAGATCGCGCTCCGCCAGCGCATCGTCCAGGTCCCGGTAGCCGCCGGAATACAGGCGGCTGTTCAGATTTTGGCGGCAGAAGAACATCATGTCCTCCGCAAGCTCTCCGGCAAATTCACGCACGGACAGCTCCCAGGACAGCTCCGGCATGTAACGCTCGCTGTTCCACATATAGTGGGCCATCGTGCCCAGCGTGATCTTGGAGCATTCCCACTGATTCATCGGATTGGCGACGACCGCTGTATGCCCGTACCTGCCGAGCCGGGAGCTGCGCCCGCGCACCGGATCGAGGAACAGCCGGTCCTTGTCACAGTCATTCACCGGAATATTGTCCCACAGCCACAGCTCATGCCCGTAATAATTGAAGTTATCCTCCGCATGTCTCCGGCCGATCTCCGGGGCGAAGACGAAATATCCGGTCCAGAACACCTTGACAGCGGGATGAAGCTGCTCAAGGATATCCTTCTTGTACTCCGTGTTCCAATACGACCAGTATTCCGAAGGACACATCGCCAGGGTGAAGTGCGGCAGACATTCGGCTAAGTAATCATAGACCCGGTTCGTCACATAAGCATGGGCGGTCCCGGAGCGCTCCAGGAACTGCTTGTTGTCACCTTGGAGCACATAATCTATGTCATCCATTAATAGTGCGAAATGCCGCACTCCAATCGCAATCATGGCCGCAAGCTTCTCCTCCAGCTTCAAGAAATCCGCACTGCTGCGGAATTCCAGATCATTGCCCGGGCTGATACAATAGTAGAAATCCACCAGATGCTTGTCGCATTCCCGCTTCAAGTCATGAATCTTGGCAAACACTTCATCCGGGTAGGGCTCACGCCACAGCTTCCGGTGATAAGGATCATCCTTCGGCGCGTACATGAACGCGTTCATCCGGTGCTCACTCATATATCTCACCGAATCCATCCGGTCCGCGAAGCTCCAGGGTACGCCATAGAACCCTTCAATAATGCCCCGCACCGGAAAAGAAGGCTCATCCTCCACCGTAACCACCGGCAGGCGGCAGCAATCCTCCTCCGCGGTAAGGAGCATTGTCAGCGCATCCAGCCCGTATTTTAGCCCCCGCCGGTTAGACGCAGCAATGACCAGCTTCGCGTCCTCTCCAATCACAAGCCGATAGCCGTCCGCAGCAATCCCGCCGTCATACTCCAGCATCAGCTGCGCATTGCCTTTATCGGCGGTGGCTACGCCCGGACCGGCCGGTTCCAGAATTGCGATGTCTCCGTCTTCTTCCATCAGACCGTGGACATCCTGATTCATGGCATACCGCGAGGCCAATTCACAGCGCAGCTGCGGCCCCTCCACGGTCAGCTCTTTCCCTTGCGAATAAAAGTCGCGGAACAAATACTGGCAGTCCCGTAACGAAATTCCCATTGAGTTATGCCTCCTTAGTTAGCCTTTTATCGCGCCGGCAATCCCTTCCATATAATACTTCTGCGTGAACAGGAACACGAGGATGATCGGCAGCACCGAGATCATGGTTCCGGCGGCAATCCAGCCGAAGTTATAGGAGAATTGCCCGTTCAGATACGTCAGCGCCGCAGCGAGCGGATACTTCTCCGGGTCGTCCAGTACGACAATCGGCCACAGGAAGTTATTCCAGAACGCCATGACCTCCAGTAATCCAATCACCGCAATCCCCGGCTTGACGAGCGGCATGACCAGTTGGATGAAGATCCGCAGCTCGGAGGCCCCGTCCATTTTACCCGAATCCCGGATGTCTGCCGGAATACCCAGGAACGTCTGCCGCATCAGGAAGATATTGAACACGGACACCGCAGCCGGAAGAACAACGCCGAAGAACGTATTGCCCAGCTGAAAAGCCTGAATCGTCAGATAATGCACAATCATGGCGGTTGCCGACGGAATAATCATGGTCGAGATCAGCAGTGTGAAGACCAGATTCCGGCCCTTGAACCGGAAGGCAGCCAGCGGATACGCCGTCAGACAGGACAGTATAATGTTGAACACGACTCCCAGCAGCGTGATGATGACCGTATTCAGAATGTAACGCGGGAAATTCATGAAGTTCCATACCTGCACATAGTTGTCGAATGCAATGAAGGTGGGCAGAATCGCCGGCGGGTTCGCAAACACGTTGCGCCCCGGCATCAGCGAGACGCTGAGCAGCCACAGGAACGGACCCATCATGAACAGGGCGAGCAGGATCAGCAGAAGATAAGTAATCAGAACACGTAAGCTACGCGGCATCAATAGGAATTCACCCCGCCTTTCCGGTTCAGTCTGAATACGAGTACACTAAGCGCTCCCACCATCACACTGACGATCAGCCCGAGCGCCGAGGCATAGCCGAAGTTGAACTGCTCCAGCCCTTTTTGGAAAATATAGACGCTTGAGGTCAGCGTGGACGTCCCCGGCCCGCCCTTGGTCAGAATGTAGACCTCATCGAATACCCGGATCGCGCCCATGACCGAGATCAGTGTGCAGAACAGAATATGCGGGCGCAGCAACGGCAGCGTTACATGCACAATCAGCCGCAGCGGCCCGGCTCCGTCTACCCTAGCAGCCTCATACAGATCTGCCGGAATGCCCTGAAGCCCGGCCAGATAGAGCATCATGTAATAGCCGAGGCCTTTCCACATCGTAATGAACATTAAAACATACAGCGCCGTGCTGCTCGTGGACAGCCAGGAGACCTGCTCACTGATAATCCCTGCCTTCAGCAGCAGGTAATTGACAACTCCGTTATTGCCGAGCAGCCAGCTCCAGATCAGCGCCACCGCAACCATTGAGGTCACGACCGGTATATAGTAGGCGGCCCGGAACATTTTGACTCCAGGAATCCGGCTGTTGACCAGAATCGCCATTAAGATCGAAATGATCTGGATCACCGGCACAATCAGCACATACACCAGTGAATTCCACAGTGAAATCAGGAAATTATGATCCTGGAAGGCCCGGGTAAAGTTATCCAGACCCACATAATTCGTCTCGGCAATGACCGAATAGTCTGTTAATGAGAGCGGTACTCCGTATATAATCGGCCAAAAGGTAAACACCGCCAGAAACAGCAGCCCCGGCGCCATAAACGCCCATGCAGTAAAAGATTCAGACCGAAACCCCTTGTACACCCGCTACACCTCCCACTCCTTCAAGTACCCTCAATTGAATCGGGGGAGAAACTCCCCCTTATCAGCTATGCTTCAGCAGCTTAGGAACCCTGACTGATAATATTATTGACTTCCTTCTCTACCTTGTTCAGCGTCTCCTTGATGTCTGCGCCGTTCATCAGAATCTCCTGCAGGCCCCGTGCAAGTGCAGAGTTGATATCTGCGGCGCTTGGGACTCCGACCATATAATCGGTAGCCTTGTCGAGACTCTGCGAGGAAGCCACCTTCGCTTCAGCTTCGAGTGAACCGTCAGAGTCGGTGAAGAACGGATCTTGAATCGACGCCTTGCTTGACGGCAGTGTGTTGGCGACCCTGGAGAAGGCTGTCTGGTTCTCGGCGTTCGTAAGGAAGGCGGCGAATTCGACTGCCTGCTGCGGGTTCTTCGACTTCTGCGGCACCACCAGGTTCATGGAGTTGGAGAGACGCAGATTTGCCTTGCCTGTCGGCAGCGGGACAGCGATGGTGTTCTTGTAGACATCCGGCGCGGAGGTCTTAATGAAGTTAATGAACGTCGGGCCGGATAGCTGGAAGGCCACCTGCTCACCGGAGAAATACTGGATTTGCTTGCTGAAGTCCGCATCCTCCTTGAGTACCACGCCTTCCTTCATCAGATCGCGCATCTGGGTGATCATGGCCTCGGCTTCCGGCGTATTGAAGGCTGCGGCCGTCTTGTCCTCGTTCAGAATCGGGATGCCGTCAATCGGGAACAGCTTGGAGACCAGCTGCTGTGCATATCCCGCAGCCCCGGTCTTCTCATGAACCTGGCGGGCCCACTCCACTAGCTCCTCGCGGGTCTGTGGCGGACTGGCAGGGTCGAGGCCGGCCTTCTCTACCAGCTTTTTGTTCATGAACAGCACCTCTGTGCCTGTGTACCAGGGAAGCGCATAAGCCTGGCCGCCCAATACCGTAGAATTATAAATCCCCTCAAAATAACTCTTCGCCTGCTCATCCGTCAGGTACTCGTTCAGATTCAGCAGCGCTCCCTTACTGCCTAACTGGCTGGCGAATTCGGTGTTGAGATTCACGACATCGGGACTCTTGCCGCTTGCTGTACTAGTCAACAGCCGTTGCGAGATCGCATCATAGGGATAGTCCTTCCACTCCACCGTCACCCCGGGGTGACTGCTCTCATACTGGGTGATCAGATTATTGAAGTAATCATTGAACGTAGGCTGAAGTGCAATCGTCCAGAATTCAAGCTTCACCGGCTCTGCCGCAGCCGTAGCTTCAGCGCCCGTGCCTGGTGCTCCGGTGCTTCCGGCATCCGTTGTCCCCTTGGTGTTGCCATTTCCTCCGCAAGCCGCAAGCAGCATAGACATGGTCAGCAGCAGCGATACTGTGAAGCTCTTTCTGTTAGTTCCCACACCACATTCCCCCTCAGATTAAGTGTAAGGCGAGCGCCCTTCCCGCGTCAGGATTCCTGACTTATTGCTCCCTCTTTGCAATGAGTATAGCAGAATTCGGATTTAAATAAAGTATTTTTCCTAAAATAAAATAAATAAAGAAATAATTTTTCTTTTTTGAGTTCTAAAATCAGATTTAAACGAATGGAGGGTCCGTTAATCACCCATGTGACCACTTTCTTCCCTGATAAGAGCACCTCAGTCCAAAACGCTAAGCCAAACGCCCCTGAAGAACACCGCCCGCTTGGAAAAAAGATGTAATTACTTATGCAGAATTGCTGAAAATTAAAAAATCCCTTCTGGAAATTTTCTTCTAAGATAAAAAAGCGAAACAGTTAAATCGTCTGTTTCGCTTTTTTTGAAAGATAATAATTATCTGTATTTCATGACTTTGGGAGAGCTTACCGTTTTTATACTTTGTATAGAATATAATTATTCAGCTCCGGCCTCAACCAGCCATTGCTTTAGGTTATCGAGATCCCCGATCTCTCCGGCCACGATTTTGCTTATCCCGCCCTCCTTATTGATGATATAAGTTGTCGGCAGTGCATTGACGCTATACGAGGCAGATATCCTTCCGGTAACATCGATAATTACGGGAAATGAAAATCGCTGCTCCGCCATATACTCCGATACCGTCCCCTTAGATTCCCCAGCGTTCACGAACAAGGTCTCGACTGGAAGCTCTGCGGATTGGCTTAGTTCATTTAAGAGCGGCATTTCCCGCATACAGGGCTTGCACCAGGTAGCCCAGAAGTTAAGCAGCACGACCCGGCCCTTGTATTCACTGAGACTCACTTTCTCCCCCTGCAAGGTTACCGCTTCGAACGCCGGAGCTGAAGCCCCTATAGTCATTCTCCCGGCAGGAGGCTGGCTGGACTGCTGAAGGTACACCCAGATTCCGGCAGCGGAGGCAGCGGTAATAATCAGCAGAGTAACGATCCGGCGCAGCTTCATTCCAGCCCCAGACTGTGGTGAAAGGCGGCGTACAGCGAACCGAATTCTGCACGGATCTCTGCCGTTGTGCCTGAGCCCACATGCTTGCCCTGATTCAAGAAGACAATCTGATCAGCCACCCGGTCCGCAATCTCCAGCTGATGGGTGGAAAAGAGGACGGTATGCCCCTCTTCACGGATGTCCTGCAGCAGCTTCACGAATTCGTTCATCCAGAACGGGTCCAGCCCGTTAGTCGGCTCATCCATAATCAGGAGCGGCGGCTTCGCCAGCAGCGCTTGCGCGAACAGGACGCGCTGGCGCATCCCCTTGGAGAAGGTAGTCACCAGGGTGTTGCGTTTATCCGCAAGCCCGACTAAAGCCAGCACCTCCTCTACCCGCTCTTTGCGTCTGGGAATCCGGCGCAATGCCGCCCAGAAATTCAGCAGCTCTTCCGCAGACAGTCCGTGGCTGAATTGATAATCATCCGGCATATAGCCGATTTGCATGGAAAAGCGCTTGCGGGATTGCTTCCACTTCAGCCCGTTTAATGTAATTTCGCCGGAAGTCGGCTGCACTATCCCGGCTACCATCCGCAGCACCGTGCTTTTGCCGGCTCCATTCCCGCCGCACAAGGCAAGTATACTGCCGCCGGGAACCTGGAAGCTGATCTCTTCAACCAGTGCTTGCCGCCCTATGACCTTGGTAATCTCTTTCACCTGCACCAACGGGTTATCCACGGGAACGCCCCCTCTCCCAGATCCAATATACCGCTAAGACAGACAGCAGTACCCAGGCCGTGCAGACCCCGAGGAACAGCAGACTGCCGCCCGGACGGCTAATCCATTCCACCCACTGATAATATTCCGGTCCCAGGACCGACCCTCCGCCCAGCTTTACCACCACGAACAGACGCACCAGTTCAGCCGGATTAAGAATCGTCAGCACGATCAGCGCAGGCTTGATCCAGAGATACGGGAGCAGCCCGAGGCCTGCGATCAGGAACGTCGGCCAGCCGATTACAGCGAAGAACCAGACCGCTACAGAGATCGTCAAGGCCTGCCAGCGGTTGCGGGATAACGAGCCAATGAAGAGGGCGAGAGTCAGGAACAGTAAGACCAGACCTGCCGAGAAGGCCAGGAACAGGAAGTAAGTATCCGCCGCAAAAGCCATCCCGAGCAGGCCGCTGACCAGCCCCATCAGCCCGTAACCAAACGCTACAATCGTCAGCAGGACAGCGGCCATACCGGTGTATTTTCCCAGAACGAAGGACATGGTTCCAATGGGATAGGTGGATAAGAGCTGCCAGCTTCCGTCTTCCCGTTCCGAGGTCAGTGAGAAGGAGCCCAGAAATAATGTCATCAGCGGCAAAAGATACAGAATCAGGCTCAGCATGGAGCCCGTAACGGCAGTATAGCCTTCCACCGCATTATTCGCATGGATCAGCAGCAGCCCGAGACTGAAGGTGCAGAATAAGACCAGGAAAGAATAGGCCCACGGGTTGCGGAAGCCCATCTTAAGCTCTCTGCGGGCAATGTGCAGGATGTCAGCCATACTCACATATCCGTCTCATCGGAATGCGTGCCTTCCTCTGAGCTATGCTCCTCCATATGACCTTCCCCGCTCTGCATGCCCATGTTCATCATATCCTTGTTCTGCTTCCATTCATGGGAGGCCAGCTCTCCGGCGGTCAGCACAGCGCCTACCCCCTGCTCCTTCACGAACGCTTCTGCTGCCGCCTTGTCCTTGAAGCTAATCACTCCATAAGCCATAGGTGTACGCAGAGAAGCGTCATATACATAGCTCGCCTTGCTGAATTCAACCCAGCTCTTGTCGTTATAGTCGCGGACATAATCCATGCCGATCTGCTCCGTGCCGTTACTCTTCTTCCACTCATTCATACAGCCGATATCATCGAACTTATAATTCTTGCCGTCCTTGGTCGTTAGCTGAGTGGCGAAGGCATCATCCTTCACCTGCATATTGCAGACCACGCAGATATCGACATCTTCATTAACCGCTACCGGCTCGTACTTCTTCTGCCCGCAGGCCGCGAGGATCACCAGACTCATTGCTACCATAAATACCAGACTCCATCGTTTCATAACCGCAATACCCCCAAGTATATGATTGTAATGACAGACAGGAACAGCAGCAGCCAGCCTACTACCATGACCGTGCCTTGTCCGCCTGCCGCCTGATCCGGGCTAACTGTACCTGCCTCAAGCTGCATCAGCGGCGCTGAATCTGTGGACCACCCTGCCGAACCGCCGGTGTACATATCACTCAGGAAGGTCATCCCCGGTGACTGGAAAAACAGCTGATACGCTGCATTCCCGGCTACCAACTGTTGATAGAAGGGGTTGATCGCATACTTCAGGTCGCTAACCCCGTCCCCCGTGAGATCCAGTCCGCCAAAGGCGTCCCAGTAATTCCCGTTCATATCATTGTTCCTGCTGCCTGTGGCCTGGGCCTCAATGACATTCGCAATAAACCCGTTACGCTCAAAGCGGTTGCCCTCTGCATTCTCGAACTGTACACCGATATAGTTGCGGAGCACCAGATTCTGCTGCAGCTTGTTATCTGAGGACTGCTGCATGTAGATCCCCACCCGGTTGCCTTCGACCCGGTTGTTCATAATCTCTGAATTCTGCACATCGTAGAGCAGAATTCCCTGTGAATGTACATTCCGG
The window above is part of the Paenibacillus sp. FSL H8-0048 genome. Proteins encoded here:
- a CDS encoding DUF4127 family protein yields the protein MTKLHKLILVPLDERPCNYEFPYLLAQGTDYTVERPPAGIMGLKKRPGDVEQLWSWFEAACEGAEGAVVALDTLLYGGIIPSRLHQLELEVLAARLERLREIRRRYPQLKLYAFQLIMRCPQYSLSDEEPDYYADWGRDIFRKGCTGHRLELGIATDEEIRELADIDLRLPAEVLQDYLGRRAINIEANKQALELVSDGVIDFMIVPQDDSAPYGHTAKDQEKVRARITALDLELKVYMYPGADEVGCTLLARMLNMAEGRRPLVYPRLSAVQGAFVTPLFEDRFFYETLKYQILAAGGLIASSAAEADLVLLVSTPGETMAEAVSQHHAYFSYDIYRNLMELVEYGEHLLRERKIPVAVADVGYANGGDQKLVKMLRQKNLLFDLAGYAAWNTSSNSLGTVISQAMFYLIYGRTTGHLDFLALRYAEDVCYCSVVRGELSDGPVQEMGYGKYELDGPRGRVAARVQERLSEELAGRIDSPSGSVKITDCYMPWNRMFEVGLTVEYVPL
- a CDS encoding ABC transporter substrate-binding protein, which produces MGTNRKSFTVSLLLTMSMLLAACGGNGNTKGTTDAGSTGAPGTGAEATAAAEPVKLEFWTIALQPTFNDYFNNLITQYESSHPGVTVEWKDYPYDAISQRLLTSTASGKSPDVVNLNTEFASQLGSKGALLNLNEYLTDEQAKSYFEGIYNSTVLGGQAYALPWYTGTEVLFMNKKLVEKAGLDPASPPQTREELVEWARQVHEKTGAAGYAQQLVSKLFPIDGIPILNEDKTAAAFNTPEAEAMITQMRDLMKEGVVLKEDADFSKQIQYFSGEQVAFQLSGPTFINFIKTSAPDVYKNTIAVPLPTGKANLRLSNSMNLVVPQKSKNPQQAVEFAAFLTNAENQTAFSRVANTLPSSKASIQDPFFTDSDGSLEAEAKVASSQSLDKATDYMVGVPSAADINSALARGLQEILMNGADIKETLNKVEKEVNNIISQGS
- a CDS encoding protein O-GlcNAcase, giving the protein MGISLRDCQYLFRDFYSQGKELTVEGPQLRCELASRYAMNQDVHGLMEEDGDIAILEPAGPGVATADKGNAQLMLEYDGGIAADGYRLVIGEDAKLVIAASNRRGLKYGLDALTMLLTAEEDCCRLPVVTVEDEPSFPVRGIIEGFYGVPWSFADRMDSVRYMSEHRMNAFMYAPKDDPYHRKLWREPYPDEVFAKIHDLKRECDKHLVDFYYCISPGNDLEFRSSADFLKLEEKLAAMIAIGVRHFALLMDDIDYVLQGDNKQFLERSGTAHAYVTNRVYDYLAECLPHFTLAMCPSEYWSYWNTEYKKDILEQLHPAVKVFWTGYFVFAPEIGRRHAEDNFNYYGHELWLWDNIPVNDCDKDRLFLDPVRGRSSRLGRYGHTAVVANPMNQWECSKITLGTMAHYMWNSERYMPELSWELSVREFAGELAEDMMFFCRQNLNSRLYSGGYRDLDDALAERDLERLDAYFSRLEQTAVRLGGLDNAKFIEEAGPWLCRAIGDAMLWRAVRRQLTDPLNPQAQAEVYQRLETCRSYGVRLGSDAAVRAAEALGIGLPEMEEEIK
- a CDS encoding carbohydrate ABC transporter permease, whose product is MYKGFRSESFTAWAFMAPGLLFLAVFTFWPIIYGVPLSLTDYSVIAETNYVGLDNFTRAFQDHNFLISLWNSLVYVLIVPVIQIISILMAILVNSRIPGVKMFRAAYYIPVVTSMVAVALIWSWLLGNNGVVNYLLLKAGIISEQVSWLSTSSTALYVLMFITMWKGLGYYMMLYLAGLQGIPADLYEAARVDGAGPLRLIVHVTLPLLRPHILFCTLISVMGAIRVFDEVYILTKGGPGTSTLTSSVYIFQKGLEQFNFGYASALGLIVSVMVGALSVLVFRLNRKGGVNSY
- a CDS encoding ABC transporter permease, which translates into the protein MADILHIARRELKMGFRNPWAYSFLVLFCTFSLGLLLIHANNAVEGYTAVTGSMLSLILYLLPLMTLFLGSFSLTSEREDGSWQLLSTYPIGTMSFVLGKYTGMAAVLLTIVAFGYGLMGLVSGLLGMAFAADTYFLFLAFSAGLVLLFLTLALFIGSLSRNRWQALTISVAVWFFAVIGWPTFLIAGLGLLPYLWIKPALIVLTILNPAELVRLFVVVKLGGGSVLGPEYYQWVEWISRPGGSLLFLGVCTAWVLLSVLAVYWIWERGRSRG
- a CDS encoding nitrous oxide reductase accessory protein NosL — translated: MKRWSLVFMVAMSLVILAACGQKKYEPVAVNEDVDICVVCNMQVKDDAFATQLTTKDGKNYKFDDIGCMNEWKKSNGTEQIGMDYVRDYNDKSWVEFSKASYVYDASLRTPMAYGVISFKDKAAAEAFVKEQGVGAVLTAGELASHEWKQNKDMMNMGMQSGEGHMEEHSSEEGTHSDETDM
- a CDS encoding ABC transporter ATP-binding protein; this translates as MDNPLVQVKEITKVIGRQALVEEISFQVPGGSILALCGGNGAGKSTVLRMVAGIVQPTSGEITLNGLKWKQSRKRFSMQIGYMPDDYQFSHGLSAEELLNFWAALRRIPRRKERVEEVLALVGLADKRNTLVTTFSKGMRQRVLFAQALLAKPPLLIMDEPTNGLDPFWMNEFVKLLQDIREEGHTVLFSTHQLEIADRVADQIVFLNQGKHVGSGTTAEIRAEFGSLYAAFHHSLGLE
- a CDS encoding redoxin domain-containing protein — its product is MKLRRIVTLLIITAASAAGIWVYLQQSSQPPAGRMTIGASAPAFEAVTLQGEKVSLSEYKGRVVLLNFWATWCKPCMREMPLLNELSQSAELPVETLFVNAGESKGTVSEYMAEQRFSFPVIIDVTGRISASYSVNALPTTYIINKEGGISKIVAGEIGDLDNLKQWLVEAGAE
- a CDS encoding carbohydrate ABC transporter permease; the protein is MPRSLRVLITYLLLILLALFMMGPFLWLLSVSLMPGRNVFANPPAILPTFIAFDNYVQVWNFMNFPRYILNTVIITLLGVVFNIILSCLTAYPLAAFRFKGRNLVFTLLISTMIIPSATAMIVHYLTIQAFQLGNTFFGVVLPAAVSVFNIFLMRQTFLGIPADIRDSGKMDGASELRIFIQLVMPLVKPGIAVIGLLEVMAFWNNFLWPIVVLDDPEKYPLAAALTYLNGQFSYNFGWIAAGTMISVLPIILVFLFTQKYYMEGIAGAIKG